AATCACACGCAGTGCACGGCGTACGCCTGTGAACGTCACGCTGGTTCGCAGCCCCAGGTGGTCACCGTCCATCTGGAGGGGGAGCGGCACCTTCGAATGCAAGGTGAAGTCGGTCAGGTCGTGCAGGGAGACCGCGTGCCGGCCCCGGGGTCCGCGCTCGGGGGACGAAGTGAGCAACTGGGTGCCATACCGGGCGACAGCGGCCGTCGACAGGCGGCTGAGGCCGAACACGTCGAGCGCGGTGTCGAACGAGGCTTTAGGTGACGCGTAGATCGGGCGATTGCCGAGAAACGTCCAGGGGCACGTGTTCGAGACTATGGACAGCACCAGATCGGTGACCGGGTCCTCGCCCGCTCGCTCCAGGGTGATCGTCCCGCTGCGGCGGTGCGGCTCGCCGACGAGTGCGCGCATCACCTGGCGGACGTAGAGAGCGTGTGTCGATTTCTTGCCGCGCTCACGGTGCTGCTCGACGCGGCCGACCACGCCGGCGTCGAAGCCCAGGCCGGCGTTGAAGGTGAACCACCGGGACGGGACCGCCTCGTCCTCCGACCCCGGCGTCCCCGAGGCCAGGCCGAGCCCGACGGTCCGCTCGCTGCCCTCGCGCAGGGCGTCCAAGAGCGCGCCGGTGGCCTCCACCGCGTGGTTGGGCAGGCCGAGGGCGCGGGCGAAGACGTTGGTGGAGCCACCGGGGACCACCGCGAGACCGGGCAGATGCTCCGGATCGGGGCCCGCGTGCAGCAGACCGTTGACGACCTCGTTCACCGTGCCGTCGCCGCCGAGGGCCACCACCAGCTCGATGTCGTCACTCTGCGCCGCGTGCCGGCCGAGGTCGCGCGCGTGCCCGCGGTACTCGGTGGTGACCGCCTCCAGCTTCATCTCGCTGGCGAGGGCGTGGATCAGCACGTCGCGCGTACGCGCACTCGTGGTGGTTGCCGCCGGGTTGACCACGAGAAGTGCACGCATGGTCTGCAGGGTACCTACTGGGTGGTACTCGGCCCAGACCGAGGTGAAGATCGCCGCGGTGGAACCGCGCACGTGATAGGGCGGACACCTCGCGGACGCCGGTGCCCGGAGGGCTACCCTTCAGGGGTGAGCAGTGAGCCGAACCCCGTTTCCGAAGCCGCCGAAGAGGCGGGCCCGCGTCCTCGCCGGCTGACCGCCGCGGCCGCGCTCGCCGCACTGGAGGGACTGGCGCTCGTCGTGGGCGGCGCCTGGATGCTCGTCGGGGGGCTGACCGGCCACCCCGACGACCGGACCTCCGCGATCACCGGTGGCGTCACCCTGATCGTCCTCGCGCTGCTGCCGCTGCTCGCCGCGCGCGGGCTGCTCGGCCGACGGGGCTGGAGCCGGGGACCCGCCGTGATCACGCAGATCATGGCGCTGCCCGTGGCCTACAACCTGCTGACGACGAACGGCCCGGCCATTCCCGCGGGCATCGTGCTCGCCGTGGTCTCCGTCACGGCACTGGTGCTGCTCGTCAACCCGGAGACCACCCAGGCCCTCGGCATCCGGGGCCCCGGCAACGCCGAGAAGTAGGCGGGGCCGCCGCCCGCGGGCGCGGGCGGGGCGGCTACTCCTCGACCAGCAGCTTCTCCCGCAGCTGCGCCAGGGTGCGGGCCAGCAGCCGCGAGACGTGCATCTGCGAGATGCCGACCTCCTGCGCGATCTGCGACTGGGTCATGTTGCCGAAGAAACGCAGCAGCAGGATCCGCTTCTCGCGCGGCGGGAGGTCCTCCAGCAGCGGCTTGAGCGACTCCCGGTACTCGACGCCCTCCAGGGCCTCGTCCTCGGCGCCGAGGGTGTCCGCGACCGCCGGGGACTCGTCGTCGGTGTCCGGCACGTCGAGGGAGAGCGTGGAGTAGGCGTTGGCCGACTCCAGGCCCTCCAGGACCTCCTCCTCTGAGATCGCGAGCTTCTGCGCCAGCTCGTGCACCGTGGGGGAGCGCCCGTGCAGCTGGGAGAGTTCCGCGGTGGCCGTGGTCAGGGCCAGCCGCAGCTCCTGGAGCCGGCGCGGGACGCGGACCGCCCAGCCCTTGTCCCGGAAGTGCCGCTTGATCTCGCCGACCACCGTCGGTGTCGCGTACGTGGAGAACTCCACCCCGCGGTCCGGGTCGAAACGGTCGACCGACTTGATCAGTCCGATGGTGGCGACCTGGGTCAGGTCGTCCAGAGGCTCGCCGCGGTTGCGGAAGCGGCGCGCGAGGTGCTCGACGAGCGGCAGGTGCATGCGGACCAGCCGGTTGCGCAGCTCCGCGTAGGCGGGGCTGTCCTTCTCCA
The Streptomyces sp. NBC_01723 genome window above contains:
- a CDS encoding RNA polymerase sigma factor SigF; amino-acid sequence: MRDDERGTRERPAEGERSPNEARRTADGIDGIPEQARPHPEDETSPEAVTPGDGQRTGDTPVRPVRAEEKARERATGGTMSEHERHSEDGAPGARGTQGTRHDPQDRSGARLLFAELRTLEKDSPAYAELRNRLVRMHLPLVEHLARRFRNRGEPLDDLTQVATIGLIKSVDRFDPDRGVEFSTYATPTVVGEIKRHFRDKGWAVRVPRRLQELRLALTTATAELSQLHGRSPTVHELAQKLAISEEEVLEGLESANAYSTLSLDVPDTDDESPAVADTLGAEDEALEGVEYRESLKPLLEDLPPREKRILLLRFFGNMTQSQIAQEVGISQMHVSRLLARTLAQLREKLLVEE
- a CDS encoding diacylglycerol/lipid kinase family protein, which translates into the protein MRALLVVNPAATTTSARTRDVLIHALASEMKLEAVTTEYRGHARDLGRHAAQSDDIELVVALGGDGTVNEVVNGLLHAGPDPEHLPGLAVVPGGSTNVFARALGLPNHAVEATGALLDALREGSERTVGLGLASGTPGSEDEAVPSRWFTFNAGLGFDAGVVGRVEQHRERGKKSTHALYVRQVMRALVGEPHRRSGTITLERAGEDPVTDLVLSIVSNTCPWTFLGNRPIYASPKASFDTALDVFGLSRLSTAAVARYGTQLLTSSPERGPRGRHAVSLHDLTDFTLHSKVPLPLQMDGDHLGLRTSVTFTGVRRALRVIV